One genomic segment of Emcibacter sp. SYSU 3D8 includes these proteins:
- a CDS encoding multidrug efflux RND transporter permease subunit has product MKFSHFFIDRPVFATVLSLFIVIVGLIAYAVLPVSQYPEVAPPTIVVTAAYPGASAQVIADTVATTLEQEINGVEHMMYMYSQATGDGRMTLTITFKLGTDLDQAQVLVQNRVAIAEPRLPEEVRRLGVTTRKNSPDLMMVIHLLSPKATYDQLYISNYALLQIRDPLARIDGVGDLQMFGARDYSMRIWLDPDRLSTLDMTAGDVVAAMRQQNIQVAGGTLGAPPVRTPEAFQLSVQLQGRLTEPAQFQNIIVKSGADGKLVRLKDVARVELGARDYVTRSFLDGQQAVVLAVSQRPGANALETARKVQDEMAALSKNFPNGLEYRIIYNPTEFIAESVDELIKTIFEAVLLVVVVVLVFLQSWRAAVIPIIAIPVSLIGTFAVMALLGFSINNLTLFGLVLAVGIVVDDAIVVVENVERNLALGLSPKEASRRTMDEVGGALVAIALVLAAVFIPTAFISGISGQFYRQFALTIAVATAISAFNSLTLSPALCALLLKPHDTAGHAERPFRAAPLAWSFARFNRGFDWLSDRYGMTVSAVTRRSGRMLLLYGGLIGLTVLAFSQVPAGFIPVQDKGYFIVPIQLPDGASLDRTAEVVERAEKIILGTRGIVHTATFAGFSGATRTNASNAGAIFAVMAPFDERAAEGLTGDMVQADLRKRLMQIEDAFILVLPPPPVEGIGTAGGFSMRLQDKEARGRAALEQATGEIIQAANATPGLVGVFTPYSGNTPQLYIDVDRERAQMLNVPVANVFETLEVFLGSAYVNDFNLFGRSYRVTAQADAPFRIKPEDIARLRARSADGAMVPLGSLVTFRDISGPDRVPRYNLYQATEINGDMLPGFSSGEAIEAMEELAARHLPSGIGFEWTDLAYQQTQAGNTAALIFALSVLFVFLALCAQYESWTLPFAIILIVPMCLLSAVGGVMLRGMDNNILTQIGFVVLIGLASKNAILIVEFARALEDQGRDRFQAALEACKLRLRPILMTSFAFILGVVPLAIASGAGAEMRQALGTAVFFGMLGVTVFGLLFTPVFYVVIRGLAERRALRRTADAGA; this is encoded by the coding sequence ATGAAGTTCAGCCATTTCTTCATCGACCGGCCGGTCTTCGCGACCGTGCTGTCGCTGTTCATCGTCATCGTCGGGCTTATCGCCTACGCGGTGCTGCCGGTGTCGCAATATCCCGAGGTGGCGCCGCCGACCATCGTCGTGACGGCCGCCTATCCCGGTGCCAGCGCCCAGGTGATCGCAGACACGGTGGCGACGACGCTGGAGCAGGAGATCAACGGCGTCGAGCACATGATGTACATGTACTCGCAGGCGACCGGCGACGGCCGCATGACCCTGACCATCACCTTCAAGCTGGGCACCGACCTGGACCAGGCCCAGGTGCTGGTTCAGAACCGGGTCGCCATCGCCGAGCCGCGGCTGCCCGAGGAGGTGCGCCGGCTGGGCGTCACCACCCGCAAGAACTCGCCCGACCTGATGATGGTGATCCACCTCCTCTCGCCCAAGGCGACCTACGACCAGCTTTACATCAGCAACTACGCCCTGCTGCAGATCCGCGATCCGCTGGCGCGCATCGACGGCGTCGGCGACCTGCAGATGTTCGGTGCCCGCGACTACTCCATGCGCATCTGGCTGGATCCGGACCGACTTTCCACCCTGGACATGACGGCGGGCGACGTGGTCGCCGCCATGCGCCAGCAGAACATCCAGGTGGCGGGCGGCACGCTGGGCGCGCCGCCGGTGCGCACGCCCGAGGCGTTCCAGCTGTCGGTCCAGCTCCAGGGCCGTCTGACCGAGCCGGCCCAGTTCCAGAACATCATCGTCAAGTCGGGCGCCGACGGAAAGCTGGTGCGCCTCAAGGACGTGGCCAGGGTCGAGCTGGGCGCCCGCGACTACGTCACCCGCAGCTTCCTCGACGGCCAGCAGGCCGTGGTCCTCGCGGTGTCGCAGCGGCCCGGCGCCAACGCGCTGGAGACCGCCCGCAAGGTGCAGGACGAGATGGCGGCGCTGTCGAAGAACTTCCCCAACGGCCTGGAATACCGGATCATCTACAATCCCACCGAGTTCATCGCCGAATCCGTCGACGAGCTGATCAAGACCATCTTCGAGGCGGTGTTGCTGGTGGTTGTCGTCGTGCTGGTGTTCCTGCAGAGCTGGCGCGCGGCGGTGATCCCGATCATCGCAATCCCGGTGTCGTTGATCGGCACCTTCGCGGTGATGGCGCTGCTGGGCTTCTCGATCAACAATTTGACGCTTTTCGGGCTGGTGCTGGCGGTCGGCATCGTGGTCGACGACGCCATCGTCGTGGTCGAGAACGTCGAGCGCAACCTGGCGCTGGGCCTGTCGCCCAAGGAGGCCTCGCGGCGCACCATGGACGAGGTCGGCGGCGCGCTGGTCGCCATAGCGCTGGTGCTGGCGGCGGTATTCATCCCGACGGCGTTCATCTCGGGCATCTCGGGCCAGTTCTACCGCCAGTTCGCGCTGACCATCGCGGTCGCCACCGCGATCTCGGCGTTCAACTCATTGACCTTGAGCCCGGCGCTGTGCGCGCTGCTGCTGAAGCCGCACGATACGGCGGGCCATGCGGAGAGGCCGTTCCGCGCGGCGCCGCTGGCATGGAGCTTCGCGCGCTTCAACCGGGGCTTCGACTGGCTGTCGGACCGCTACGGCATGACGGTGTCCGCGGTGACGCGGCGGAGCGGGCGCATGCTGTTGCTGTATGGCGGTCTGATCGGCCTTACCGTGCTGGCGTTCAGCCAGGTTCCGGCCGGTTTCATCCCGGTGCAGGACAAGGGCTATTTCATCGTGCCGATCCAGCTGCCAGACGGCGCCTCGCTGGACCGCACCGCCGAGGTGGTCGAGCGCGCCGAGAAAATCATCCTGGGCACCAGGGGCATCGTCCACACCGCCACCTTCGCAGGCTTTTCCGGCGCGACGCGCACCAACGCCTCCAACGCGGGTGCCATCTTCGCGGTGATGGCGCCGTTCGACGAGCGCGCCGCCGAGGGGCTGACCGGCGACATGGTGCAGGCCGACCTGCGCAAGCGGCTGATGCAGATCGAGGACGCGTTCATCCTGGTGCTGCCGCCGCCACCGGTCGAGGGCATCGGCACCGCCGGCGGCTTCAGCATGCGGCTGCAGGACAAGGAAGCGCGCGGCCGCGCCGCGCTCGAGCAGGCCACCGGCGAGATCATCCAGGCGGCCAACGCGACGCCGGGGCTGGTCGGCGTATTCACGCCCTACAGCGGCAATACGCCCCAGCTTTACATCGATGTGGACCGCGAGCGGGCCCAGATGCTGAACGTGCCGGTCGCCAACGTGTTCGAGACGCTGGAGGTGTTCCTCGGCTCGGCCTATGTCAACGATTTCAACCTGTTCGGCCGCTCCTACCGGGTGACCGCCCAGGCCGACGCGCCATTCCGCATCAAGCCGGAGGACATCGCCCGGCTGCGCGCCCGCAGCGCCGACGGCGCCATGGTGCCGCTGGGCTCGCTGGTGACGTTCCGCGACATCTCCGGCCCGGACCGGGTGCCGCGCTACAACCTGTACCAGGCGACCGAGATCAACGGCGACATGCTGCCGGGGTTCAGCTCGGGCGAAGCGATCGAGGCGATGGAGGAACTGGCCGCCAGGCACCTGCCCAGCGGCATCGGCTTCGAATGGACCGACCTGGCCTACCAGCAGACCCAGGCCGGCAACACCGCCGCGCTGATCTTCGCCCTGTCGGTGCTGTTCGTTTTCCTGGCGCTGTGCGCCCAGTACGAAAGCTGGACCTTGCCCTTCGCCATTATCCTGATCGTGCCCATGTGCCTGCTGTCGGCGGTCGGCGGCGTCATGCTGCGCGGCATGGACAACAACATCCTGACCCAGATCGGCTTCGTGGTGCTGATCGGCCTGGCCAGCAAGAACGCGATCCTGATCGTGGAATTCGCCCGCGCGCTCGAGGACCAGGGCCGCGACCGCTTCCAGGCCGCCCTCGAAGCCTGCAAGCTGCGGCTGCGGCCGATCCTGATGACGTCGTT
- a CDS encoding efflux RND transporter periplasmic adaptor subunit → MSATRYRQQRQPGFPSLRRIALACMLPLWLAACGAEGETSGAPPPPPVSVAKPLVRETVEWDEYTGRFQATEDVDVRARVSGYLSSINFADGETVKKGALLFVIDQRPFRIAVDRAQAELVSAKSQLDLAGRDLERAEALFSRGNISERVLDERRQAKRSGEAAVTVAESAVRDARLNLEFTEVRAPVAGRVSRYQVSVGNLISGGTAESTLLTTIVSLDPIHFYFDADEAAYLKYTRLSSEGSRPSSRDAPNEVAVALQDEDGFPHKGHMDFVDNRVDRSTGTVQARAVFANPDNVLLPGMFGRLKLIGSGRYNAVLLPDSSIGSDQSRKFVYVVARDNTVAYRPVELGPLSDGLRIVRSGVGKDDLVIVSGLQRTRPGGKVTPQPVAIDKLGAAAAGGT, encoded by the coding sequence GTGAGCGCCACGCGATATCGCCAACAGCGTCAGCCCGGCTTCCCATCGCTCCGGCGTATCGCCCTTGCCTGCATGTTGCCGTTGTGGCTCGCCGCCTGCGGCGCCGAGGGCGAGACGTCGGGCGCGCCGCCGCCACCGCCCGTCAGCGTCGCCAAGCCGCTGGTGCGCGAGACGGTGGAGTGGGATGAGTACACCGGCCGGTTCCAGGCCACCGAGGACGTCGACGTGCGCGCCCGGGTGAGCGGCTACCTGTCGTCGATCAACTTCGCGGACGGCGAGACCGTGAAGAAGGGCGCCCTGCTGTTCGTCATCGACCAGCGGCCGTTCCGCATCGCCGTCGACCGGGCGCAGGCCGAGCTGGTGTCCGCCAAGTCGCAGCTCGACCTGGCCGGCCGCGACCTGGAGCGCGCCGAGGCCCTGTTCAGCCGCGGCAACATCTCCGAGCGGGTGCTGGACGAGCGCCGCCAGGCCAAGCGGTCCGGCGAGGCCGCCGTCACCGTCGCCGAGTCGGCGGTGCGCGACGCCAGGCTCAACCTGGAGTTCACCGAGGTGCGCGCGCCGGTCGCCGGCCGGGTGAGCCGCTACCAGGTCAGCGTCGGCAACCTGATCAGCGGCGGCACTGCCGAATCGACGCTGCTGACCACCATCGTCTCGCTCGACCCGATCCACTTCTATTTCGACGCCGACGAGGCCGCCTACCTGAAATACACGCGGCTTTCCAGCGAAGGCAGCCGGCCGAGTTCACGCGACGCACCCAACGAGGTCGCCGTCGCGCTGCAGGACGAGGACGGCTTCCCGCACAAGGGCCACATGGATTTCGTCGACAACCGGGTCGACCGCTCGACCGGCACCGTGCAGGCGCGGGCCGTGTTCGCCAACCCGGACAACGTGCTGCTCCCCGGCATGTTCGGCCGGCTGAAGCTGATCGGCAGCGGCAGGTACAACGCCGTCCTGCTGCCCGACAGCAGCATCGGCAGCGACCAGTCGCGCAAGTTCGTCTACGTGGTCGCCAGGGACAACACCGTGGCCTACCGGCCGGTCGAACTCGGCCCGCTGTCGGACGGACTGCGCATCGTCCGGTCCGGCGTCGGCAAGGACGATCTGGTCATCGTCAGCGGCCTCCAGCGCACCCGGCCCGGCGGCAAGGTGACGCCGCAACCGGTCGCCATCGACAAGCTCGGTGCGGCGGCGGCCGGCGGCACATGA